In the genome of Candidatus Amarolinea dominans, one region contains:
- a CDS encoding DUF11 domain-containing protein has translation MMTFRFSHQRARRFRLLYIAVIMTMLVSLFPQVVGQPVPTASAHNLNASVVYVYFDADTQAYLDGLIATNQRPAGQPLLRAGDELGIIIKAVPDLGTTTGVGGYSTFYVPNGLQVTDAAYIMPGDLNADGITGFDKVPMKGQAQMPIVGAGGDPTVSLVGITRGPNILGVTSPIVTAGNTNLGTVVGVYGDTGIFYSTAPETAFGTYTGGIIKNNSGDTVGLRTVLGTTLNKWDAWQEAGYGIAGTTNPAYPAAALIDSNQRGYAPWGLANVVAGPQSGYAWEFDFAKYTACDPTPTGTPLANCIDQATQDIGPWQRIKYPGSQFSDDPPGGSPNPPYAIPYTRGADASNSGFDLTTGDLPQTTGQSNGTPTAVRWAYGQQTLYQPEYMWIKVKVHDATAILDATGCPKWTVDTFGGDAGGDSGGKDHIWRYYDPNSVTFNGCLAIGKPATRELVKVGDYYQYKVKLYNAGANNFSTVQIQDTLPSGATYISAVPAPSNVSLPNLTWTVAPFLQSQMFEATVTVKASSSGLITNKVCASGVTTPGGQTINSCGQDITVAGNQPLLRQTKTVTPAAVAPGGTVAYTIDILNVGSGPSSSPVVITEYLPTGFTYTGAIPGTVTATVNGASVTASVSGTAVQPIFSIPSVINAGQSLVLTFSALVSASITAGNYTNSFRTSEGGINHITGALAGVDVGGGTIGDTVYRDWNGNGVQDPEDEGLLGMTVNLYAGACPPSGGVIQTQTTSASGFYQFTGLGANTYCVDPVGPASYTLTQGTDPTQVTLTLGQKRLNVDFGYRPGGAGSIGDLVFDDKGNDGTFNGADVGIPNVTVKLYEDTNGNGIIDAGDALIGTAQTDANGLYSFTGLAEGLSYIVDVDQTDPDIASYFGGGVIQQSTVDPRSVQGLTGAYTAADFGFYKVVPGSIGDQVFYDLDADGVFDSGEPGLANVDVKLYQDTNGNGVVDAGEPLLATTTTDAAGVYSFNNLPAGTYVVDVVQTDPDVPASLAPSLDPIAVTLGVAQARTDVDFPFVQALTKTVDLTSAAPGQQLTYTVYPRYFGTSLLTGAVINDTLPVGTTYVAASITAGGEAVDGTDPPDGVVDFMAGTQAATPWASGLQRRHGHCVPATQTIVASKDTYIDSNDLNANYGTQNNISIDSDRVYHGLVQFTLPTLPTGAVLDKADLLLTVAGGQNADRTVSVRKLLKGPWTEGTSNNTCTTGAAWQGPNCTDTWTSGNFSSSDYGPQLGAAIAPAASNTTYATVVTNAVNDWYATPSANYGLVLLAAGSDTGTVTFDARNQAGTEPRLLLTYRVPTAGGCSGTATLTDIADTYIQEDSDGNDNFGTDNVMKVRPQSLRHKHALLLFDVNGIPVGATINAAPSRSMYPPIRPSQPARSIAWSPPGRRGRTPPTAPSGTIPTAPARRVRGPRAPSAPPTTTPPLSAPSPPAPNSSRRLTSRAWSWAGRPAPSPTTAWCC, from the coding sequence ATGATGACTTTTCGTTTTTCGCATCAGCGCGCGCGGCGGTTCAGACTACTCTACATCGCCGTCATCATGACTATGCTCGTCAGCCTGTTCCCGCAGGTTGTTGGCCAGCCGGTGCCCACCGCCAGTGCCCACAACTTGAACGCCTCTGTTGTTTATGTCTACTTCGACGCTGACACCCAGGCCTACCTCGATGGCTTGATTGCCACGAACCAGCGCCCGGCCGGGCAGCCCTTGCTGCGCGCCGGCGACGAGCTAGGCATCATCATTAAGGCGGTGCCTGACCTGGGCACCACGACCGGCGTGGGCGGCTACTCCACCTTCTACGTCCCCAACGGGCTGCAGGTGACCGACGCAGCCTACATCATGCCCGGCGATCTCAACGCCGACGGCATCACCGGCTTCGACAAGGTGCCGATGAAGGGCCAGGCCCAAATGCCCATCGTGGGCGCGGGCGGCGATCCGACGGTCAGCCTGGTGGGCATCACCCGCGGCCCGAATATCCTGGGCGTAACCAGCCCCATCGTGACCGCAGGCAACACCAACCTGGGCACGGTGGTCGGCGTGTACGGCGACACCGGCATCTTCTACTCCACCGCGCCTGAGACCGCCTTCGGCACCTATACCGGCGGCATTATCAAGAATAACAGCGGTGACACGGTGGGCCTGCGCACAGTTCTGGGCACGACGCTCAACAAGTGGGATGCCTGGCAGGAGGCGGGGTACGGCATCGCCGGTACGACCAATCCCGCCTATCCTGCCGCCGCCCTGATTGACTCCAACCAGCGCGGCTACGCGCCGTGGGGCCTCGCCAACGTGGTGGCCGGCCCACAGAGCGGCTACGCCTGGGAGTTCGATTTCGCCAAATACACGGCCTGCGACCCCACCCCGACCGGGACTCCGCTGGCCAATTGTATTGATCAGGCCACGCAGGACATCGGTCCCTGGCAGCGCATCAAGTATCCGGGCAGCCAGTTCTCGGACGACCCTCCAGGTGGTTCGCCGAACCCGCCCTACGCCATTCCCTACACGCGCGGAGCCGACGCCAGCAACTCAGGCTTTGACCTGACGACCGGCGACCTGCCGCAGACCACCGGCCAGTCCAACGGCACGCCTACGGCGGTGCGCTGGGCCTACGGCCAGCAAACCCTGTACCAACCTGAGTACATGTGGATCAAGGTCAAAGTCCACGACGCCACCGCCATCCTCGATGCAACCGGCTGTCCCAAGTGGACCGTGGACACCTTCGGCGGCGACGCCGGCGGCGACAGCGGCGGCAAGGACCACATCTGGCGCTACTACGACCCCAACAGCGTCACCTTCAACGGCTGTCTGGCCATCGGCAAGCCAGCGACCCGCGAGTTGGTCAAGGTTGGCGACTACTACCAATACAAGGTTAAGCTGTACAACGCCGGCGCCAACAATTTCAGCACCGTGCAGATTCAGGACACGCTGCCCAGCGGCGCCACCTACATCAGCGCCGTGCCCGCGCCGAGCAACGTCTCCCTCCCGAACCTCACCTGGACCGTTGCGCCCTTCCTGCAGAGCCAGATGTTCGAGGCGACTGTCACGGTCAAGGCCAGCAGCAGCGGCCTCATCACCAACAAGGTCTGCGCCTCTGGCGTCACCACACCGGGCGGCCAAACCATCAACAGCTGCGGCCAGGACATCACGGTCGCCGGCAACCAGCCCCTCCTGCGCCAAACCAAGACTGTCACGCCTGCGGCGGTGGCGCCCGGCGGCACCGTTGCCTACACCATTGATATCCTCAATGTCGGCAGTGGCCCCAGCAGCAGCCCGGTGGTCATCACCGAGTACCTGCCCACCGGCTTCACCTACACCGGCGCGATTCCCGGCACCGTCACAGCGACCGTCAACGGCGCCAGCGTCACCGCGTCTGTCTCAGGCACGGCGGTGCAGCCGATCTTCAGCATACCGTCGGTCATCAACGCGGGGCAGAGCCTGGTGCTGACGTTCAGCGCGCTGGTGTCGGCCTCAATCACGGCCGGCAATTACACGAACTCCTTCCGCACCAGCGAGGGCGGCATCAACCACATCACGGGCGCGCTGGCGGGCGTGGACGTGGGCGGCGGGACCATCGGCGACACCGTCTATCGCGACTGGAACGGCAACGGTGTGCAGGACCCCGAGGATGAGGGATTGCTCGGCATGACAGTCAACCTCTATGCCGGCGCCTGCCCGCCCAGCGGCGGCGTGATCCAGACGCAGACCACCAGCGCCAGCGGCTTCTATCAGTTTACCGGCCTGGGCGCCAACACCTATTGTGTGGATCCGGTCGGCCCGGCGAGCTACACGCTCACGCAGGGGACCGATCCCACGCAGGTGACGCTGACGCTGGGGCAGAAGCGACTCAATGTGGACTTCGGCTATCGTCCCGGCGGCGCTGGCTCCATCGGCGACCTGGTCTTCGATGACAAGGGCAATGACGGGACCTTCAACGGCGCGGACGTGGGCATCCCCAACGTGACCGTGAAACTGTACGAAGACACCAACGGCAACGGCATCATTGACGCCGGCGACGCCCTGATCGGCACCGCGCAGACTGATGCGAATGGACTTTACAGCTTTACCGGCCTGGCCGAGGGGCTGAGCTACATCGTGGACGTGGATCAGACCGATCCCGACATCGCAAGCTACTTCGGCGGCGGCGTCATCCAGCAGTCCACGGTGGATCCGCGCTCCGTTCAGGGCCTGACCGGCGCCTACACCGCGGCCGACTTCGGCTTCTACAAGGTGGTGCCCGGCTCCATCGGCGATCAGGTCTTCTATGACCTCGACGCCGACGGCGTGTTCGACAGCGGGGAGCCCGGCCTGGCGAACGTGGACGTCAAGCTCTACCAGGACACGAATGGCAACGGCGTGGTGGATGCGGGCGAGCCGCTGCTGGCGACCACGACCACCGACGCCGCCGGCGTCTACAGCTTCAATAACCTGCCGGCCGGAACCTACGTCGTAGATGTGGTCCAGACCGACCCCGACGTCCCGGCCTCGCTGGCGCCTTCTCTCGACCCCATCGCCGTGACGTTGGGCGTGGCCCAGGCCAGGACCGACGTGGACTTCCCCTTCGTCCAGGCGCTGACCAAGACGGTTGACCTGACGAGCGCCGCCCCCGGCCAACAGCTCACCTACACGGTCTACCCGCGCTACTTCGGCACGAGTCTCCTGACCGGCGCCGTGATCAACGACACGCTCCCGGTGGGCACGACCTATGTCGCCGCCAGCATCACCGCCGGCGGCGAGGCCGTGGACGGGACGGATCCGCCGGACGGCGTGGTGGACTTCATGGCTGGGACGCAGGCAGCAACGCCGTGGGCAAGTGGGCTACAGCGGCGGCACGGCCACTGTGTCCCGGCCACGCAGACCATCGTCGCCAGCAAAGACACCTACATTGATTCCAATGACCTCAACGCGAACTATGGCACACAGAACAACATCTCGATCGACTCCGACAGGGTGTATCACGGTCTGGTCCAGTTCACGCTGCCGACCCTCCCCACCGGCGCCGTGCTCGACAAGGCCGATCTGCTGCTCACAGTGGCCGGCGGTCAGAACGCAGACAGGACTGTCAGTGTCCGCAAACTGCTGAAAGGCCCCTGGACGGAGGGCACATCCAACAACACCTGCACCACCGGCGCCGCCTGGCAAGGCCCCAACTGCACCGACACCTGGACCAGCGGTAACTTCAGCAGCAGCGACTATGGGCCGCAATTGGGCGCCGCCATCGCGCCGGCGGCCTCCAACACAACCTACGCAACCGTGGTCACAAACGCGGTGAACGACTGGTACGCCACGCCCAGCGCCAACTACGGGCTCGTGCTGCTGGCGGCCGGTTCCGACACCGGGACGGTCACGTTCGATGCAAGAAACCAAGCCGGCACCGAACCCAGGCTGCTGCTCACCTATCGCGTCCCCACCGCGGGCGGCTGCAGCGGCACGGCCACGTTGACCGACATCGCCGACACCTACATCCAGGAAGACAGCGACGGCAATGACAACTTCGGCACGGACAATGTGATGAAGGTTCGGCCGCAGAGTCTCAGGCACAAGCACGCGCTGCTTCTGTTCGACGTGAACGGCATCCCCGTCGGCGCCACGATCAACGCGGCACCCTCAAGGTCTATGTATCCACCAATAAGACCCTCACAACCAGCGAGATCCATCGCATGGTCACCGCCTGGACGGAGGGGACGGACGCCACCAACGGCGCCCAGTGGAACGATCCCAACGGCACCGGCACGGCGGGTACGTGGGCCGCGGGCGCCTTCGGCACCGCCGACTACAACGCCACCACTGTCGGCGCCATCACCCCCAGCACCAAACTCTTCAAGACGGCTGACGTCAAGAGCCTGGTCCTGGGCTGGCAGACCGGCGCCTTCGCCAACAACGGCCTGGTGCTGCTGA
- a CDS encoding HAD-IIA family hydrolase, with protein MIPTTDAGSLRQASIGALLFDMDGVIYRGNAAIPGAAALIANLQAHQTPFLFLTNNATLTAAQFQAKLAILGIYVEQAAVFTSSMATAAWLSRQAPPGAPVLVVGEAGLRQPVLAAGLTVVTDWRQAAWVAVGLDREATWSSLRDAALAIRAGARFVATNSDATLPSEEGELPGAGALVAFLRTATGVEPTVVGKPQVAMFEQALARLGVSAAQTVMVGDRVETDIVGGQAAGLRTIGVLSGVSSAAAFAQTVPPPTWVFDSVAEINLALFE; from the coding sequence ATGATTCCGACCACTGACGCCGGCTCATTGCGCCAGGCCAGCATTGGCGCGCTGCTCTTCGACATGGATGGCGTCATCTATCGGGGCAATGCGGCCATCCCCGGCGCCGCGGCGCTCATCGCCAATCTGCAGGCGCACCAAACTCCCTTTCTGTTCCTGACCAACAACGCCACGCTGACCGCAGCACAGTTTCAGGCCAAATTGGCAATCCTGGGCATCTACGTGGAGCAGGCGGCCGTCTTCACCAGCAGTATGGCAACAGCCGCCTGGCTGAGCCGGCAAGCGCCGCCGGGCGCGCCGGTTCTGGTCGTTGGGGAAGCAGGCTTGCGCCAGCCGGTGCTGGCCGCGGGCCTGACCGTGGTGACAGACTGGCGTCAGGCCGCCTGGGTGGCCGTGGGACTCGATCGTGAGGCCACCTGGTCTTCATTGAGGGATGCTGCGCTGGCCATCCGTGCCGGCGCCCGCTTCGTAGCCACCAACAGTGACGCCACGCTGCCGAGCGAGGAGGGTGAACTGCCGGGCGCCGGCGCTCTCGTCGCCTTCCTGCGCACCGCCACCGGCGTCGAGCCGACGGTGGTGGGCAAGCCGCAGGTCGCCATGTTCGAGCAGGCGCTGGCGCGACTGGGTGTGAGCGCGGCGCAAACGGTCATGGTCGGCGACCGTGTGGAGACCGACATCGTCGGTGGACAGGCTGCGGGCCTGCGCACCATCGGCGTGCTCAGCGGCGTCAGCAGCGCCGCAGCCTTCGCGCAAACCGTCCCGCCCCCCACCTGGGTCTTCGACAGCGTCGCCGAAATCAACCTGGCGCTATTTGAGTAA
- a CDS encoding AAA-like domain-containing protein, giving the protein MRYFNTHGPVNASTHFVVPRTALVNHLVEQIDAGHYFTIYAPRQMGKTTLLYSLVDRLAAQPDFVPVFLSFQAFENWPVPDFLTQFGRLLQREIMAGLKHGTHVSSARVTDSAFSSKIARVAQSQVDSYMALWNLFDQISDAAPQIRVVLIIDEFDATPLEAISPLLQAWRDMYLSRRIPRALHSVILVGLQNIATLNLGRSSPFNIARQLRLEGFSPDEVLQLLADFTTETGQGFAEGVAEEIHRLSGGHPFLVNRLAAILTEEVAPDRTRTISEADLQAARRQLETETNYNFESLVRHAQVYRDDVLNMLFGADYEFNLNNPLVHALYLHGVITRGADGNCRVANPIYTAVLLAAFRPLRLRLMGDILANGFDFRTLVIDGVLQMSAVLSQFRQFVERRGRAAFKVSETPQEATGQYLLTAYLDLLARQVGAEVFTEVPSGAGILDVIVLHRGRRYVIETKIWRGQVSFEAGLAQLCGYLASESEQTGYFVVFHARPGVYGQLPDERLEFAWEQEHVRVFVYLVRLGAIFDAA; this is encoded by the coding sequence ATGCGATACTTCAACACCCACGGGCCGGTCAATGCCAGTACACATTTCGTGGTGCCGCGCACGGCGCTTGTGAATCACCTGGTGGAACAGATTGACGCAGGCCATTATTTCACCATCTACGCCCCGCGGCAGATGGGCAAGACGACTCTGCTCTACAGTCTGGTTGATCGGCTGGCAGCCCAGCCAGACTTTGTGCCCGTTTTCCTGAGTTTTCAGGCTTTCGAGAATTGGCCGGTGCCCGATTTTCTCACCCAATTCGGAAGGCTCTTGCAGCGGGAAATCATGGCCGGGTTGAAACACGGGACACACGTGTCAAGCGCACGCGTGACCGACTCGGCGTTTTCTTCGAAAATCGCCAGGGTGGCGCAGAGCCAGGTTGACAGTTACATGGCCCTGTGGAATCTGTTCGATCAAATCAGCGATGCGGCGCCGCAGATCAGGGTGGTGCTCATCATTGACGAATTCGACGCGACGCCTCTCGAAGCGATCTCGCCGCTGCTGCAGGCCTGGCGAGACATGTATCTCAGCCGCCGAATACCGCGCGCCTTGCACAGCGTAATCCTGGTTGGCCTGCAGAATATCGCCACGCTGAACCTGGGACGCAGCTCGCCGTTCAACATTGCCCGCCAACTGCGCCTGGAAGGTTTCAGCCCGGACGAAGTGCTACAGTTGTTGGCGGACTTCACGACGGAAACCGGCCAGGGGTTTGCAGAAGGCGTTGCGGAGGAAATTCACAGGCTGAGCGGCGGCCACCCCTTCCTTGTCAATCGCCTGGCTGCCATCCTGACCGAGGAGGTAGCGCCCGATCGCACGCGTACGATTAGCGAAGCCGACCTGCAGGCCGCGCGGCGACAACTGGAAACCGAAACCAACTATAATTTTGAGAGCCTGGTGCGCCACGCGCAGGTCTACCGGGACGATGTGTTGAACATGCTGTTCGGCGCCGACTATGAGTTCAATCTCAACAATCCGCTGGTCCATGCCTTGTATTTGCACGGGGTCATCACCCGCGGGGCGGACGGAAATTGCCGCGTGGCCAATCCGATCTACACAGCCGTTCTCCTGGCAGCCTTCCGGCCGCTGCGCCTGCGCCTGATGGGTGATATTCTGGCGAACGGTTTCGATTTTCGCACCCTGGTGATAGACGGTGTCCTGCAGATGAGCGCGGTTCTGTCGCAGTTCCGCCAGTTCGTAGAGCGCCGCGGCCGCGCCGCCTTCAAGGTGAGTGAAACGCCGCAGGAGGCCACAGGGCAGTATCTGCTCACGGCCTACCTGGATTTGCTGGCGCGCCAGGTCGGCGCTGAAGTATTCACCGAGGTGCCGTCAGGCGCTGGCATTCTCGATGTGATCGTGCTGCATCGGGGCCGGCGCTACGTGATCGAAACCAAGATCTGGCGCGGTCAGGTGTCATTCGAAGCGGGGTTGGCGCAGTTGTGCGGCTACCTGGCGAGCGAAAGCGAACAGACCGGTTATTTCGTGGTCTTCCACGCGCGGCCCGGCGTCTACGGGCAACTGCCGGATGAGCGTCTGGAATTTGCCTGGGAACAGGAGCATGTGCGGGTTTTCGTTTACCTGGTGCGCCTGGGCGCGATCTTCGACGCGGCGTAA
- a CDS encoding carboxypeptidase regulatory-like domain-containing protein: MSCQPRRLTPPAYTFTNLLPGLYQVAETNPAGYVSVADRDFGNPDNITVVLASNQNITTRDFEDTPITGDVTGAVFTDLDGDGVPDPGEAPLNGVTLTIYGPGVDGILGTPDDTLVGTTTTNASGVYTFTNLPVGPYLVVETDPPGYTSTTPNSVPVFAPPSGVATANFGDQPAATISGVVFDDNNGNGAQGPSEPGLAGVTVQLINPTTGAVVATTTTNPDGSYSFSGVAPGSYIVRETDPAGYTSTTSNNVPVSVASGGAATANFGDQQPATVVGTVFADLDGDGTQGPGENGLPGVTVGLYDSGGSLVTTTTTAADGSYLFSGVAPGAYTVRETDPAGYVSTTTNIVPVSVPAGGVGVADFGDQPQGTISGVVFNDANGNGVQDPGEIGLAGVTVDLVDPTTGLVVASTTTNPDGSYTFSGVTPGAYLVRETDPAGFTSTTPNTVPVSVAPGGSASANFGDQLQGTVAGTVFDDFNGNGVQDPGENGLGGVTVALYNGGGDPGGYHHHRRRWLLPLH, encoded by the coding sequence ATGTCCTGTCAGCCACGACGACTGACCCCACCGGCGTACACCTTCACCAACCTGCTCCCCGGCCTCTACCAGGTGGCAGAAACCAATCCCGCCGGCTACGTCAGCGTCGCTGACCGCGACTTCGGCAACCCCGACAACATCACCGTCGTTCTCGCCAGCAACCAGAACATCACCACCCGCGACTTCGAGGACACCCCCATCACCGGCGACGTTACCGGCGCCGTCTTCACCGACCTCGATGGCGACGGCGTTCCCGACCCCGGCGAGGCGCCGCTCAACGGCGTCACCCTCACCATCTACGGCCCCGGCGTAGATGGCATCCTCGGCACGCCCGACGACACCCTGGTGGGAACCACCACCACCAACGCCTCAGGCGTCTACACCTTCACCAACCTGCCGGTCGGCCCGTACCTGGTCGTCGAAACCGACCCGCCCGGCTACACCTCCACCACCCCCAACAGCGTGCCCGTCTTTGCCCCCCCCAGCGGTGTGGCCACTGCCAACTTCGGCGATCAACCGGCCGCCACCATCTCCGGCGTCGTCTTCGATGACAACAACGGTAATGGCGCCCAAGGCCCCTCCGAACCCGGCCTGGCCGGCGTCACGGTGCAGCTCATCAACCCCACCACCGGCGCCGTCGTCGCCACCACCACCACCAACCCCGACGGCTCCTATAGCTTCAGCGGCGTCGCGCCCGGCAGCTACATCGTGCGTGAAACCGACCCCGCCGGCTACACCAGCACCACCTCGAACAATGTGCCGGTCAGCGTGGCCTCCGGCGGCGCCGCAACGGCCAACTTCGGCGATCAGCAGCCGGCCACGGTGGTAGGCACGGTCTTCGCTGACCTCGACGGCGATGGAACCCAGGGCCCCGGCGAGAACGGGCTTCCCGGCGTCACCGTCGGCCTCTACGACAGCGGCGGCAGCCTGGTGACGACCACCACTACCGCGGCAGACGGTTCCTATCTGTTCAGCGGCGTCGCGCCTGGCGCGTACACGGTGCGTGAGACCGACCCGGCCGGCTACGTCAGCACGACCACCAATATCGTGCCCGTCAGCGTACCTGCGGGCGGCGTCGGCGTGGCAGACTTCGGCGATCAACCGCAGGGCACCATCTCCGGCGTGGTCTTCAACGACGCCAACGGCAACGGCGTTCAGGACCCCGGCGAGATCGGGCTGGCCGGCGTCACCGTAGACTTGGTGGATCCCACCACCGGATTGGTGGTGGCCTCGACCACGACCAACCCCGACGGCTCCTACACCTTCAGCGGCGTCACGCCCGGCGCCTATCTCGTTCGTGAGACCGACCCGGCCGGCTTTACCTCCACCACCCCCAACACCGTCCCTGTCAGCGTCGCCCCCGGCGGAAGCGCCAGCGCCAACTTCGGGGACCAACTGCAAGGCACGGTGGCCGGCACCGTCTTCGACGACTTCAACGGCAACGGGGTGCAGGACCCCGGCGAGAACGGCCTCGGCGGCGTCACCGTCGCCCTCTACAACGGCGGGGGCGACCCTGGTGGGTACCACCACCACCGCCGGCGATGGCTCTTACCTCTTCACTGA
- a CDS encoding carbohydrate kinase family protein has translation MNAFSSLDPRDRRGPVVCIGSVVADLVAHPLRTVPAPGRQALVDSIGLYSGGSGGNTASALARLGVPVELIARTGADALGEFLRQELGRRGIGLAGLRRTAGAGTSCTLALVDPDGERRFIHAVGANAHLTLADVDWGLIERAPLVHVAGALVLPGLDGAPLAELLARARQLGALTSLDIIWDDTGRWMQMLGPALPFVHLFLPNLAEAQALTGCQTPDAAGQALLAAGVSAVVIKLGAAGCLVKTAAAPALTVPGFPAAALDATGAGDAFAAGLLAALWRGWDLAAAARLANAVGAQCVTSLGAAAGIGTWEETLAMLDAAG, from the coding sequence ATGAACGCATTCTCATCTCTTGATCCTCGTGACCGGCGCGGCCCGGTCGTCTGCATCGGTTCCGTCGTGGCCGACCTGGTGGCCCATCCGCTGCGCACCGTGCCCGCGCCCGGCCGCCAGGCGCTGGTGGATTCGATCGGCCTTTACAGCGGCGGCAGCGGCGGCAACACCGCGTCTGCCCTGGCCCGGCTGGGCGTGCCGGTTGAACTGATCGCGCGCACCGGCGCGGATGCGTTGGGCGAGTTCTTGCGGCAGGAATTGGGGCGCCGCGGCATTGGCCTGGCCGGCCTGCGGCGCACGGCCGGCGCCGGCACCTCCTGCACCCTGGCCCTGGTTGACCCGGATGGCGAGCGACGCTTCATTCACGCGGTGGGCGCCAATGCGCACCTGACCCTGGCCGATGTGGACTGGGGTCTGATCGAACGGGCGCCCCTCGTGCATGTGGCCGGCGCGCTCGTCCTGCCTGGTCTGGACGGCGCGCCCCTGGCGGAGCTTCTCGCCCGCGCCCGGCAGTTGGGCGCACTCACATCGCTCGACATCATTTGGGACGACACCGGACGTTGGATGCAGATGCTCGGCCCTGCGCTGCCGTTCGTACACCTTTTCCTGCCCAATCTGGCCGAGGCGCAGGCGCTGACCGGCTGTCAGACCCCGGATGCGGCCGGTCAGGCGCTGCTGGCAGCGGGCGTAAGCGCAGTGGTCATCAAGCTGGGCGCGGCGGGCTGCCTGGTCAAGACGGCGGCCGCCCCTGCGCTGACCGTGCCGGGCTTTCCGGCCGCTGCGCTGGATGCCACCGGCGCGGGCGATGCCTTTGCCGCCGGGCTGCTCGCCGCCCTCTGGCGCGGCTGGGATTTGGCGGCAGCCGCGCGTCTGGCCAACGCGGTTGGCGCGCAGTGCGTCACATCTCTGGGCGCCGCGGCCGGCATTGGCACCTGGGAGGAGACATTGGCGATGCTGGACGCGGCCGGCTAG
- a CDS encoding MoxR family ATPase, whose translation MHYNGGLGGEPSKLAGGGGSVDFTQFNQAVQHNVGQVIIGKASAIELLLVALLSDGHVLIEDVPGIGKTTLAKALARSISSSFARIQFTPDLLPSDVTGISFFNQREQAFEFRQGPVFSQLLLADEINRATPRTQSALLEAMQERQVTVDAETYALPRPFLVLATQNPIELEGTFPLPEAQLDRFVLQIRLGYPDETEEEQMLLRYQQAEPLVQLQPVATIDDVIALQSAVRAIHVSTDVRRYVVQVIRATRAHPSVELGVSPRGTLALARASQALAALRGRDYVIPSDVQHLAAAVLTHRVHVSPQTRLRGRTPQQVIAEIAATVPAPVAS comes from the coding sequence ATGCACTACAATGGCGGCCTGGGCGGGGAGCCGTCCAAGTTGGCAGGCGGTGGAGGCAGCGTGGATTTTACACAGTTCAACCAGGCGGTGCAGCACAATGTGGGCCAGGTGATCATCGGTAAGGCGTCGGCCATCGAGCTGCTGCTGGTGGCGCTGTTGAGCGACGGCCATGTGCTGATCGAGGACGTGCCGGGCATCGGCAAGACCACCCTGGCTAAGGCCCTGGCGCGCAGCATCAGCAGCAGCTTCGCCCGCATTCAGTTTACGCCTGACCTGCTGCCCAGCGATGTGACCGGCATCAGCTTCTTCAACCAAAGGGAGCAGGCATTCGAGTTCCGTCAAGGCCCGGTGTTCAGTCAACTCCTGCTGGCCGATGAGATCAACCGCGCGACGCCTCGCACGCAGTCCGCGCTGCTGGAGGCGATGCAGGAGCGTCAGGTGACGGTGGATGCAGAGACCTACGCCTTGCCCCGGCCCTTCCTGGTGTTGGCAACGCAGAATCCCATCGAATTGGAAGGAACCTTTCCGTTGCCAGAGGCGCAGCTCGATCGCTTCGTGCTGCAGATTCGCCTGGGCTATCCCGATGAAACCGAGGAGGAGCAGATGCTGCTGCGTTATCAACAGGCGGAGCCGTTGGTGCAGCTACAGCCCGTGGCCACGATTGACGACGTGATCGCCTTGCAGTCTGCGGTGCGCGCGATCCATGTCAGCACCGACGTGCGTCGCTATGTGGTGCAGGTGATCCGCGCGACGCGCGCGCATCCGTCGGTGGAACTCGGCGTTTCGCCGCGTGGCACACTGGCCCTGGCCCGCGCCAGTCAGGCCCTGGCCGCGCTGCGCGGACGCGATTATGTCATTCCCAGCGATGTGCAGCACCTGGCCGCGGCCGTGCTGACGCACCGCGTGCATGTCAGCCCGCAGACGCGCCTGCGCGGCCGCACACCGCAGCAGGTGATCGCCGAGATTGCCGCGACCGTGCCGGCGCCGGTCGCAAGCTAG
- a CDS encoding (2Fe-2S) ferredoxin domain-containing protein, which yields MGQYRQHVFVCTYGAFCPFDGDTEQVLKRLKARVAAAGLQNEIRINRSGCLNQCGHGPNLVIYPDAVWYAHVQPADVDEIFESHLLHGQPGAPPGSRPVARLLYNAPPGNNKETAHYPPAVQDLEKQEKANDKRRAALYAELRAAAEAAATPGVAEERDDAAV from the coding sequence ATGGGACAATACCGCCAGCATGTCTTTGTTTGCACCTACGGCGCCTTCTGCCCCTTCGATGGAGATACCGAGCAAGTGCTCAAACGCCTCAAGGCGCGAGTGGCCGCGGCCGGCCTGCAGAATGAGATTCGTATCAATCGCTCTGGCTGCCTCAATCAGTGCGGGCATGGCCCCAACCTGGTGATCTACCCCGACGCGGTTTGGTACGCCCATGTGCAGCCTGCCGACGTTGACGAAATCTTCGAGTCACACCTGTTGCACGGCCAGCCCGGCGCTCCCCCTGGGAGTCGCCCGGTGGCGCGCCTGCTCTACAACGCCCCGCCGGGTAATAATAAGGAGACCGCTCATTATCCGCCGGCCGTGCAGGACCTGGAAAAACAGGAAAAGGCCAACGACAAGCGCCGCGCCGCCCTTTACGCCGAGCTGCGCGCGGCGGCTGAAGCAGCCGCCACCCCTGGTGTTGCAGAGGAGCGCGACGATGCCGCTGTTTAG